The segment CGGTTTTGTTTTGAATGGTTCTAGATCGTCTATATGTTCTCCTGTACCAACGAATATTACAGGACTTTGTGTTGCTGCAacactgaaaaattaatatgttataaatataattatcacttATTATCCACGTTGTACAAAGCACTTTAATATCTGCAATAAGAAacaactttaaattttctattttgtacaaatatatattgtgataatacataaaattagtaaactagaaattgaaaagaaaactcACGCAGAAAGTGCTCCACCACCTTTGGCATGGCCATCCAGTTTTGTAATTATGATAGAACCGACATTAACGCGTTGTTTAAAAGCTTTCGCCTGTGCTTCGCAAGCTTGACCTATTGTTGCATCCATTACGAAGATTATATTGTCTGGTTGCTATAACACGTTAAAAATTTGgtattgaaaattgtttttttttttttaaacgtttgaataaaaaagtgatataaatTTACCACAGCATTGGCGACTTGCAACATTTCTTCGAATAATGATTCTTCCTGTTTATGTCTTCCACTGGTatctacaataattatttcatatccTTCTTTCTTGAACATCTCAACGCCATCTTGTGCAATTGCTACAGGATCCACTTCTGtataactaaaattaaaaattgttatacatTAGCACGTGTCATCATGTTAAAACATCAAATAATATGCAAGTGATTGCAAGatgcaataaacatttttttaattatttaccttCCGTAAAATGGTATTCTAGCTTTTGTAGCATTCTGTTTTATCTGATCATATGCACCGGCACGAAAAGTATCAGCGCAAACTAAACATGccttccaattttttttaagataatgatACGCAAGTTTCGTACAAGTAGTTGTTTTACCAGAACCTTGCAAGCCCACAAACATAATCACATTAGGACGGCCTTTTACTGGTTGGTATGCTTTAACGCCAGGATCAATCAactaaaaaaatcatcaattgtagtcacataattaaatgcgaaaaattatttagtattctTATAaactctttttatatatttatatattaaccttcACAAGTTCTTTGAAGACAGCACTCTGTATCATCCGCCTTTTATTAAGACCACCAGCCATATCTTCAAAATCGATAACTTGGCGCACATTTTCTCGTAATTTTTTCACTAATCTAATATTTACATCAGCTTCCAGTAATGCTGCGCAAATCTCTTTTAGCATAGAATTTAAAACCTGTTGGAAAAGCCTTTATCAATGACATGCAAACATAtagagatataattaaatattaacaagacaagaatttacaatatataaagaacaatggcatgtaaaaacaaaattaattaaaaaaataattaaaaaaaaaaaaaaattttttttatttgtaataccTGCTACATTATTATGCCATATCTCATATCTTAAAATAGGTAATCCAAGTAATGGTGTAAACATAAGTTTGACATTTACAAGGAGGTTACtagagatatttataaatttcaaaaagcaCAAAGAGCAATACGAtactaaaataaagaaataaaataaaatatgtacgcAAAACTATAAGATTATGACACTTTCACTTATTGTTTACAAACCGCGTCTTTGAGTATTCCACCATACACgttggaaatattaataaacaaactTACTTCTTCATTGATGACGGTTGCATTACTGAGCGATCGCAAGGCCGACGTAATTTTACGTCCGAGATCTGCCAAAACCATTTTCGGACGTTTTCTTGTTCACGTTCTcgcgtaaaatatatacttcacTTAAGTGGTTAGAATATTAACGTATGAAATCTGTCATGATACTCGGACTTGGCCAACACGGCATGACGACACATCCGGTCCTAAGACGGTGATCACGCGAAAATAGCGGACTTCGCGGTGTCGATCAGTCGAAAACGAAAATGCACGGCAGCGAATCCTCTTAATCAGACATCGGCTCATCAAAGAGCTCacttaatttgtttattctcGCACTGTGACAAAACTCCGGACATAGCCACCATCCATATCGATCAGAAGTGTGCTTGCACACTCAACGTCATCTATGCTTTCCCCTCTGAAGTAGCACTTCCGGATTGACAGGCTGAATATGTTCATTAAGATCTACGTATACAACTTGCATAATCGCGTAATGTATACACTCGGAGAAAttgattgtttatttatttgtgaaacaCACAGTGTAAAAGGCATTGTATTGATGCATTCTTTATACAAACGCATGACTGTCCGATTTTTCTGTGCATCATGCAAGATAATCTGAATAAACCTTCAGGTCtaaagtttatttaacataaattcttttatactcgaaaattttgttcaattttgcAGTATGtgataaatctaattaattatcaaattaatgtaATCAGCAATACGTTTgcaaaatctgaaataatctgtttaattttgtcacttctcattttaatgaaaaatatattaggtcAGAGTTATCTTACCCTTTTTCTTCTGAACAAGGATACAGAAAGAATGGATTGTAAGGATAGTAGATTTGCACATTTAATgcaatgaatttatttattattattctaagtAAATCCCAGCAGAGTATGTTAAAGTCTTAGGTTCGGTCGCATCGCTCGTATACAGAGgaacttaaaatttacaatttatttgttgtaaaagaaaacataTTAGGGTGTTAATTAGTCAAAAAAAATTGGATCTATGTTACAcactttcctcttttttttttttatgattgcTTTAAAAGTATAACCATTACAGCTAAGATAACGTTGTTTAAAGTAAACACAATGTGGCGATATTATATACATGTCATATATTATATGGTGAAAATGAGGTACAGGACATTGGCTTCTGAGACGCAACACAATGTCGAAATGTAGTAGtgaaatcttatatcataCCTAGGTGGTCGTGGCAGTTGACAcgcgtatataaattttttgttttcttccaACGAAATATCAACATTCatgcaatttcaatttttcgctGCTAAGGTACCATTTCCAGGCGCCACCGACATTTCCCCTCCTTGCGTACTGTCGCGCTGAGGactctgtaaaaataaacaatacgTTTTCAAGCAGAAAAGTAAACAAGATATTTTTCAGCAAGCTTAcacaattaatattgcaaaaaatttataatttttttaatatttccttcAATTATAGTTTTTACCTTTACATGAATTTGCTGTTTCAACATTGCAGCCCTTAAGATCAACATACGAGTACGCCTCTGATAATCTTTTCCAACGGTCATGGACTTCTCAAAGGTAGTGCTACGTTGATCAACATCCTTTGCATACAGAATctacaacaatatttatattagttaatttcacatattttcCAATATGTCCAGATATTatactttgaaaatttgtgtgaaagaaaatatataaatattactgcAATAACGTATTATGCATTAAGTTCACAAGTAATTCTTACCTTGTTGTGCGAATCTATACGAGCCTGAATCTGTCCATCGAGAATAAGCTGCATAAGTTCGTCTTCTAATTCAGATACAGTTCTATTGAACGCAGTCGCCATTCTTCTCATGTCCGCGCTTAAATATGGACTAAAGTATTGTATCAATGCCCTATTCCGAATTTGTGTATACAACAGATTTACGTGAGGTGCTATATACATATCCAAGAGGATGTTATCTTTTATCTCATCAAGCAATTTCAAACAGGATGCGTATTTTGAttcgtaaaatttgaaaattatatctcGCAGTTGCGGttctaattctaaaaataatttgaaggaACTACTAAATATAACTTGTTTTTGCAGTTCGTGTCTGTCGAAGGTAGCTAAAGCACAGAGTCCTCCGTAGAGAGCCACATTTCCAGGAGACAATAATTCGGGACAATCGCAATGATCTAAGGACGCTTGTAGAAAATGTTTCGCAGCCATTTTATACTTTCTTGTTGCCAATTCTGCCAAACCAGCTGCCACTTTTAACTTCGTGATTATCGCTTGATTGTTGTCTTTACCatgcaactcggggaagtctgGTGTACTCTCAGCCTTGGTGACGTAACTAAGTACATGGGACCagttttgtaaataaacagAAACTTTGATGACGTTCAAACACATATTCACAACGTGCTTGCCGCTAGTACAATAATCTCGTGCTCTGGAATAACATTTTAGAGCGTGAACGAGATCGCCGCAATTTAAATAGTGATCTCCCAAATCGTCGTGACCTCTTCTTATGCTTTCCTTAATCGAATTgctcttgtaattttttaagtcgGTATCATACTTTTCTAATTTAAGAGCAGCTTTTTTAGATCGAGTCTCCACCCATGTCTGATCCATTGTCAGCACATCCTGAGAGGTTGACTGTGCCGCTACATCTGGTAATCCAGGAGTACCCATGGCTTGTACAAGCTTTTTGTGCAGTATTATGTAAAGTGACACATTGTATGTAGTCATCACATAGGTAATTGCCATTTTTAACGCTTCTATTCTTAACGATGGACAATGATCGGCGATATATATAAGTCTATAGAGTTTTGCGAGTCCGGTGTAACTATTGGCGTATACTTCCAAATCCTGAAGGAGAAggattgtaatataatagatagaatataagaataaatcaaAGTAACATCCACACACGTTTCACTGGTGAGAAGGACCTTTatgttaaacaaaatttatgtaaacataCCAGCGTCGGATTTTCTACTATATACGGTTCTTCCTCAGCATTATCATTATCCTCTGTAGGAGCATCAACCTGCATTGGCTCCACGACATTTTGCTGCAGAAAGGAATGCATGTCACAATATCAACCGATCGTCGTTTTTGTTTAGAGACATTTAAATCGAAATAGATTACAAACGACAAAGAAATCTGAACGTGAACGGCCGCGCATAACCCCACAGTTTAAATCGCTCATAAAGAGAGATTCCTCGACGAGGAATTACACGTGCTCAATTACAAATAGCTAATTACCTGAACGTCGTGAACTTGCAGCGGCATTATTAGCCTCGTCCGTTGTGTTAAAACGGTAACTCGTAACTATTATGACAGAAAAGATTATCGCTCAAACCTGCGTaccatatataaattaaatatgatacaCATACACGCGAGAACCGTAGAGCCGGTGTTGAGACGGAACGAGAGAGCGGCAAATATCAACGCGATGACGAAAGCAGCTTCTGGCGACTTCACGCGGTAGATATTCGAATTATGTGGCTGACTTCGAATTCGCTATGTAAATTATATGGTACTAAATGGTGAGAAGCGCGAAACTTTATACTTAggacaaataaaaaagtaaatcgacgtttaaaattaaactttttgaaaaattttccatcACTTGTTTCTTCGAGAGAGAACTttcttatcaatttttttcgacATATACTTTATTGCAGGAAATATACGACGTAAATGACGTAAATACTTTTCCATTTTACATGTGCGCGACAAAAATTCCATTACGACGCGGGACTTTTATTATCAAGAGTGGATCATAAAATGTTTGTTCTGCATTCGGTGATTTACAGGGGAAGGCTTTACATCTTGGATGCGATAAGTTTCCACTTATTAAAAGGTAAAacacagaatttttaataattttacattaacaatAGTATTCGTGTATGCAATTTATGATTGGGTATAAAATAACTGTACATGCCAAAATTATAGGTTAGgttagttaaatttatttgtacaaaaagagtcataaaataaatatcaaaagtcAGATCACTTAGAATAATTACGAGTCAGATCTTGCACACGTTGAGTCTCTTCGATTtagatttcaaaattcttgCAAGGCTCCATCATTATCTCGTCGTTACGTTGTCACTATCGTGGAATTCAGTAATTCGCGTCTTTGTCTCGCTCGACGATTTTGAAACCAGATCTTTATCTAcaagtacaaaaaattattttgataattctcACATTACACTTTCGATCTAAAATTACTCTTTAGagatcaatctttttttttatcttctataGATAAACAGAAATTCATTGTATTTTTgcaggtaaaataaaaatttgttttatctaCGGAGATTCATGCTGCACGAACTTTTAAATTCAAACACTCTGAGCGTCAAGAAAAACAACATAACCCTTTTTtcataattgttatatacttaaatcgatttattaacacaattatttcGTCACAGTAATATCAGAGAAAAGATTACTGGCTGTACTTTGCTCTGCGGCAGTCGTAACGTTGCGGACATCTCGATGACGTCGTTTCTGGACAGATAAGCGCTCTTTCTGTATCTGTCCTCCAACACTTGTAATTGCGACGAAGAAAACGGGATGCGAGGATGATCACCGGTTCGCCGCTTGATCCGCTTCTCGACGAAGGATCTTCTAGGTAACTTCGGCGGCCTGTACCGAGTATATTGAAGCCACGTGAGATCGGTTCTCCGCATCGCGGACTCGTTATTATTATCGCCGTTTCGTTCCGCGGCGACGGATATGTCTTGGCACGTTTCACTCGAAACGCCGCGATTAACGTACTCCATCCGTCTTCCTTCGTCGTGTCTCGGTATTCGTTCCTCGTTTCTCTCTTGATCCGGGAAAGTGTACCTCGGCCGTTTTCGCGCGACATCCCGGACGTCCCGCTCGGCAGCCGTTCGCGCTTTGGAACAACGATCGTCCGCCAGTATACGGGCTATGCTGAAATCCGTGTTCCTCATCCGCGAGCCTCGCGCTTCTCCGCTCGTCATCATCCCGAATGTTTCAACTAAACTTCCCGAAAGGCGAACCCttcgctatatatatatacgcgtaTACGCGGTCTTCCCGGGCACGAGTGGCCCCCGGGGACCGACGGGGACCGTGTAACCCTCGTTTTTTCGCGAGGCGCATCCTCTTTGCGGCAAATCCAAATTAGACGCATAGTTGCGCGCGTGATGGCTATCGCGTTGCTCGCACGACCGGGGTCTACGCTTCGGTTAACGGCCGTGTATACACATGTACCTGTCCCATTGTTGTGCATGCTCTTATACCAGTGCATTATCTGTGACCGCATCTTCGGCTACTCCCCGGTAATAACAATGTAATTGATACTCTGTAGCGAGGGAACGGATCACCGGCCGCGACGCAGGGCTCGAGAGCCCCGCTTTCTATAGGGCAGATGTTCCGGCGCACTGAGgcttgtataattaaaaagccACGGGGGTCATCTAATCCGGTAATATATCCATCTTGGCGATGTAAATATTGAACGGCGCACGGCCCCGGCATTGTTATTTTGCCGACATACGAGCTTCCTGTGCGCACTCACATGTTAAATGATACGAGCGGTCTAttgtttttctatatttttatctggtgtttgtttttttattagcactcaaaagattttttttttttcttcaaatatttgaatagtttaattttcaaaattgaatgtcaaataatttctttcgaaCTAAACGTATGCTCGAATAATTCAAACAAAAAACTTCTGCTTTAGTGTACTATTTTTGCTTCAAGtcgattgatttattttcagacAAAACTCTGGCAAGGTTCTTGTTGGTAACTTGAATAATGCGACGAAAGGATACATCTGTTTCTTTACGCAGAGAGTAAATGAAGATAATtcatatatctataaatatagaCCGCGCTGCACGCGATAGCTTATCGTTTAAATTATCGCTTTCGTCGCCGCGCAGACGATCTTTGTTTCGTCTAGTTTCGTCAGCATGATTGTACGTCAGACGGTGACTATTACTCCATAATTGCATCATGCAACTGAAATAAACCCGCGAATACTTCGTCGTTGACGAAGGCCGAGAATTCGAACGAACATTGAATGAGAAGCGAAACGAGTTTCCCAGGCGACGCGTCACGTGCGCGTTCCATCTTATGGTTCGCATGGAAACCGAGGACGATCAACTTCAAGGTTAAAGTATGTGCAATTGTCAATCTTGTTATTTCCGTGATATCCCAAGCAGATTTGAGGGGACAAAATTCAGCATTTTCAGGGGAAAAGCGGTTGCGCGTGTTTCGAAGCCGACGAAGCGCGAATCGAGTTCGATCCAATCGAAATCAGCTTCAATCAGGTAGGTTAGGTTTCACAGCGCGGAGAGGGGACTGACGAAGGGAGGAGAGTACGAGGGAACTGCGGAGACACGCGATGAAGTGATGAAAAGGGGGCGGCTCGCGGCGATCCTTCCGACCGATTTCCATCGCGTCAGCTGTTCTCTGCTAAGCAGGAAGTTTCGTGTTCGTTGAAATCAGCATTCCTCACAGACGTTTCACGTTCCGTAGTGCGCGTCGCCATCGATATATTGCTGTCGTATGTCCGCGTGCACGAGAATGCAGCAGCAAGCACAACAGCACGCGAACGGCAACGGCGCCTTGGCGTCGCCAAGGAAGAAACAACGGATGTCCACGAGTGGCCGTCCTATATCGAAGGTCACAGTGGTCCTGGGCGCGCAATGGGGCGATGAGGGCAAGGGAAAGGTCGTGGATCTGCTGGCGATGGACGCCGACGTAGTTTGCAGGTGTCAGGTATGTTCTCTTGGGAAGTCAGGCTCGTTCGCGTCTCTATAAATCAGCTTGCCAAAAATTTTTGGCACAGAGTATCAAAGAAAAATCCATATTTACTTGAGCTCCAGAGAGCAGCtatgatatttcaaattttcgcATCGATAAATGTTTAGCGATAAATAATGCATTGATTACGCTGTCGAAAGTCATGTGATTTCGCAGAACAAATTATTCCTGAAAGAAATATTCGGCGTTGCTAGTTCGCGAATAACGAACTAATGACTACATTCGCGATAGCGGAAATACGGAAAGCTcgtctgtttttttttacgcgtttatttttagaaataaccGCATGTCACCTGACCTGCGAGTATTGCAAACACACCGCCAGCGATATAACCTATATCTTTTGGCGTATTTAATGTTACATAATTGATGACCGTGAATGAAATGTATTTCCGAAAAGAAGCAAAACTATTGTGCGTCATGTGCTTGCGACAAgcgcaataaattattcatttttacatattttactgtaaatctaaacgataaataaaaacattgagCGCATTATTTTACAAGGACGTTACGCTACGTTTCGTTTGAATATCCATAACATATTTATGAGGGTCATTATATATGTCAAAATTAATGACCGAATTAATATTCtacgaataattaatcaatatgaGAAAATCAggattatgtaatattaatctatgtatatctatctatgtgaaatgaaagaaatgatGAAATATATCAAAGAGAAAGATACTAGACAATTGGATATGAATACAATTTGATACATTTATGCATTCagcacattaatttttatatctaataagtaaaatatctaGATAAATGTTTCTAAGATATctgcatttaatattattgcttaTGTTGCTTAGAGAGTcttcacgttttttttttaaatttacaatttaatgatcaatttataatacaattattttctgttataaataataacgagCCCTATTTCTTTAAGTGTTAATGTGATTTTACAGGGAGGAAATAATGCTGGACATACTGTAGTTGTAGATGGTGTCGAATTTGATTTTCACCTTCTGCCTAGTGGAATAATCAATCCCAGATGTACATCTGTAATAGGTAATGATTTcttcaacaaataaaattgatcatatttatattccgTTCTGGACTTGTGAAAAACACATGTGTCTCTTGTGCGACTAGCATGTGAACGGAAAAATAACGCATGGCGAGAGCGGGAGTAATAcgtattgttatttttcgttgccatgcaaTCCTTGTTGCTGTCATGTCATAGAGTATACATTCTGTATATTACAGTAAAATAATCtcattaaaaaacattgtaatcatgtataatgtaattaatattattcattcgGATTCTCTTTTGTCCACAGGCAATGGGGTAGTGATTCACTTACCTGGTCTGTTCCAAGAACTGGAAAAGAATGAGTCTAAGGGACTCAAGAATTGGGAGGACAGACTTATAATTTCGGATCGGGCGCACATAGTGTTCGATTTTCACCAACAAGTCGATGGACTGCAAGAATTAGAGAAGGGTACACAGTCGTTGGGAACTACGAAGAAAGGTATAGGACCAACTTATTCCAGCAAAGCCGCTAGGAATGGACTCAGAATCGGGGATCTTCTCGGGGACTTTGACAAGTTCTCCCAAAAGTTCAACACTTTGGTCACATCGTATCAGAAAATGTTTCCCGCCTTACACGTCGACGTTAAAGCTGAATTGGAACTTTACAAGGAGTATGTATAATGTCTGTCTtgcgatattatattattttagatgtgtttttaatatacaaatgaTTTCTCTGTAGCTATTCCGAACGTGTAAGGCCGTACGTGAAGGAAACGGTGTTATATTTGCATCAAGCTTTAAAGGATGGTAAAAAGGTTTTGGTGGAAGGCGCTAATGCGGCTATGTTGGACATCGATTTTGGAACTTATCCATATGTGACAAGTTCAAACTGCAGTATAGGCGGCGTATTGACAGGTCTCGGTCTACCTCCCAGCACAATCGGCGAGATAATCGGCGTCGTGAAAGCTTACACCACCAGAGTCGGCGACGGCCCGTTTCCCACAGAACTATTTGACTCGACTGGAGAGTTATTGCAAAAAAGAGGCCACGAAATTGGCGTGACCACAAAGCGAAAAAGACGGTGCGGTTGGCTCGACTTACCGTTGTTGAAATTTACGACGCTAGTTAATGGGTgagaaatttgtttctttgcaTCTCTTCGAACGATTGCTGTATACTGTGAATCAGAGATGggaattagttgcaacttTCGACTCGATTTTCTGATTGACGCCTACTGTTCCCTCCTTGCCGCTCGCATGCTAGAAACGAGTCACCAAACGCGCTAACAACGCCCGTAACTAAGATGCGTGATACTCAGCCTCAGGAATGTccatatcacaaatgcaacaagataataaatatgggaCAATAGATTTCCAACATCACCTGTGAGGTACTATTATTGACGTGTTCTTCAACAATAACACCTCACAGGTGGAAACCTATTTAtcccatatttattatcttgttgcatttgtgatatggATATTCTTGAGGCTGAGTATCACGCATCTTAGTTACGGGCGTTGTTAGCGCGTTTGGTGACTCGTTTCTAGCATGCGAGCGGCAAGGAGGGAACAGTAGGCGTCAATCAGAAAATCGAGTCGAaagttgcaactaattccCATCTCtgctgtaaattattattcatttgtgatcaatgtgatattaattgttatatttttcttgcttcAGATACACTTCTATATGCTTAACAAAACTCGATATTTTGGATACATTACCGGAGATTAAAGTGTGCGTTGGATATCGATTGAAGGGGAAGGATATAGATTATTTCCCAAGTAGTACCTGGGAAATGACAAAGGTTGAAACTGTATATAAAACAGTAGAAGGTTGGCAATCCAATACCGAGGGTGTACGTTCTTTTGATAAATTGCCACCCAATGCGcataaatacatacaaatCATAGAAGAATACTTAGACGTGCCAGGTATATGAATGTTTCATTATAGcgcatattatttatataaaatttagggATGGAAttacagaatttattttttgttacagttAAATGGATCGGCGTCGGAGCTGGTCGAGAGAGCGTAATTGCTCTCTGACGATACACAGTTTACAAAATGTTACTTAAACGCACGgcattaaatgtattattaattttaattttatctgtaATATTTGCAAGCTGAGGGAGAGATTTCTCGAACGCACAGGCGaagaattttaacaataagttTTCAATGAATGTAGTATTATTCATGAACTTAATTGAATGTACACATGCAACATTGTGACAATTGTATAATTGTAACAACAATGTGAATGTTTAGTCATTTTGTAGTATCTAACAAAAGCCGAAGATTACTAGAAATGTTCGTTATATTATCATTgctattttaaatagattctGTTAattagagatatatatatactgaacTAAATTTATGTTTCATCAATTGTAtgttatctaattttaaattgttagcTCTATATGCTACATGAAACAATTCCtcaaatactaaaattttgacaatatatattactattttcttgtTGATGAACTTGAAATGGgcaaag is part of the Linepithema humile isolate Giens D197 chromosome 3, Lhum_UNIL_v1.0, whole genome shotgun sequence genome and harbors:
- the Adss gene encoding adenylosuccinate synthetase → MSACTRMQQQAQQHANGNGALASPRKKQRMSTSGRPISKVTVVLGAQWGDEGKGKVVDLLAMDADVVCRCQGGNNAGHTVVVDGVEFDFHLLPSGIINPRCTSVIGNGVVIHLPGLFQELEKNESKGLKNWEDRLIISDRAHIVFDFHQQVDGLQELEKGTQSLGTTKKGIGPTYSSKAARNGLRIGDLLGDFDKFSQKFNTLVTSYQKMFPALHVDVKAELELYKDYSERVRPYVKETVLYLHQALKDGKKVLVEGANAAMLDIDFGTYPYVTSSNCSIGGVLTGLGLPPSTIGEIIGVVKAYTTRVGDGPFPTELFDSTGELLQKRGHEIGVTTKRKRRCGWLDLPLLKFTTLVNGYTSICLTKLDILDTLPEIKVCVGYRLKGKDIDYFPSSTWEMTKVETVYKTVEGWQSNTEGVRSFDKLPPNAHKYIQIIEEYLDVPVKWIGVGAGRESVIAL
- the LOC105676510 gene encoding homeobox protein MSX-2, producing the protein MMTSGEARGSRMRNTDFSIARILADDRCSKARTAAERDVRDVARKRPRYTFPDQERNEERIPRHDEGRRMEYVNRGVSSETCQDISVAAERNGDNNNESAMRRTDLTWLQYTRYRPPKLPRRSFVEKRIKRRTGDHPRIPFSSSQLQVLEDRYRKSAYLSRNDVIEMSATLRLPQSKIKIWFQNRRARQRRELLNSTIVTT
- the Srp54k gene encoding signal recognition particle subunit SRP54, producing MVLADLGRKITSALRSLSNATVINEEVLNSMLKEICAALLEADVNIRLVKKLRENVRQVIDFEDMAGGLNKRRMIQSAVFKELVKLIDPGVKAYQPVKGRPNVIMFVGLQGSGKTTTCTKLAYHYLKKNWKACLVCADTFRAGAYDQIKQNATKARIPFYGSYTEVDPVAIAQDGVEMFKKEGYEIIIVDTSGRHKQEESLFEEMLQVANAVQPDNIIFVMDATIGQACEAQAKAFKQRVNVGSIIITKLDGHAKGGGALSAVAATQSPVIFVGTGEHIDDLEPFKTKPFISKLLGMGDIEGLIDKVNELNLDDNEELLEKIKHGQFTLRDMYEQFQNIMKMGPFSQLMGMIPGFSQDFMSKGTEQESMARLKRLMTIMDSMNDSELDSRDGAKLFSKQPGRIIRVARGSGVTEKEVKDLITQYTKFAAVVKKMGGIKGLFKAGDMAKNVNPTQMAKLNHQMAKMMDPRVLHQMGGMPGLQNIMKQLQQGATGGLGNLMGGFGGKS
- the CSN1b gene encoding COP9 signalosome complex subunit 1, which translates into the protein MPLQVHDVQQNVVEPMQVDAPTEDNDNAEEEPYIVENPTLDLEVYANSYTGLAKLYRLIYIADHCPSLRIEALKMAITYVMTTYNVSLYIILHKKLVQAMGTPGLPDVAAQSTSQDVLTMDQTWVETRSKKAALKLEKYDTDLKNYKSNSIKESIRRGHDDLGDHYLNCGDLVHALKCYSRARDYCTSGKHVVNMCLNVIKVSVYLQNWSHVLSYVTKAESTPDFPELHGKDNNQAIITKLKVAAGLAELATRKYKMAAKHFLQASLDHCDCPELLSPGNVALYGGLCALATFDRHELQKQVIFSSSFKLFLELEPQLRDIIFKFYESKYASCLKLLDEIKDNILLDMYIAPHVNLLYTQIRNRALIQYFSPYLSADMRRMATAFNRTVSELEDELMQLILDGQIQARIDSHNKILYAKDVDQRSTTFEKSMTVGKDYQRRTRMLILRAAMLKQQIHVKSPQRDSTQGGEMSVAPGNGTLAAKN